Proteins encoded within one genomic window of Oncorhynchus mykiss isolate Arlee chromosome 27, USDA_OmykA_1.1, whole genome shotgun sequence:
- the LOC118944651 gene encoding uncharacterized protein LOC118944651 yields the protein MSYVAQREDGDPQREGKEVVEEEPVATPKEEAKKGRKAKSKRSGKKSRKLGTDNDAVSRNKHLDRGSVIELLEKKAVQAAFGPGNKDEMEYSYPILISFLRNLTDEQWQVIYKGLKNPMTKEQLAKLCKTIVTFIAQTTLQILLPALARVLGVKDFADDDTDSPKRDGSARSFAAFDQERLELIQEVRYLAKKMYNAQHLRSLTPSSKSSQTSVKVLLGMTEDRIIKSVQEQLSDHNILSSCPPELTVGLIKVVVEQLNSALSATISRAISGRSSPISSGTQAAEQMVNMVQKCFDDHTTPEDQSSTSVLESCIPPATEEVMTVIAEMVGELEKEDPELAKVFREVAVKVKMLASGSDLVVEHLDVEDSPVPEELNIICTSCKAMMQNLGTLFSVKYKTKASKAVSEILVRRLMSDISGMVQPSHSFSTTPSLMNASSPSDRILDSAATELIQTKVESEASKIIDNFVEDVKDIVQYAELDQPTSTQRDTQVGHCTTKRKPFHAARRLCERLQAKLETLFLRMGGAPVQGEELMEKADSSAVLLEHTDSSDLPVSILSLPSPCRSESPISERSSSSLSDGCDSTDSVGEKTPEQPETSKSEAILQVVNSTGLGSLRKCQSENSQPLLSLCDSNMVPCTKEVLSQIVTMYRSEVADLECTSSVAEGSSYNSLEVCGFLDSVMSYLEDMPVSGSSWLEGLRDTPASVIEKLSSEEFQMNATNEVRKILIKSVSSFPSKVSSSQTDSQMLPAKSTISLRHTDITAFEIVGSITNDMKSLFPPTESSTTLWQADSMLQQSDEKTSEYTEATPKERAVKI from the exons ATGTCATAC gtagcacagagggaggatggtgatcctcagagggaaggaaaggaagttGTTGAGGAAGAACCGGTGGCCACGCCCAAAGAGGAGGCCAAGAAGGGAAGGAAG gcAAAAAGTAAGAGGAGTGGCAAGAAGTCAAGGAAGCTGGGCACTGACAACGATGCAG TCTCCAGGAATAAACACCTGGATAGAGGATCTGTAATTGAGCTCCTGGAGAAGAAAGCTGTTCAGGCTGCATTCGGCCCAGGCAACAAGGATGAGATGGAATACTCctacccaatcctcatctcattcctgcgcaatcttactgatga gcagtggcaagtgatctacaaaggactaaaaaaccct atgacgaaggaacagcttgccaaattgtgcaagacaattgtaaccttcatcgcacagaccaccctgcagatcctgctgccaGCCCTGGCCCGCGTACTTGGGGTAAAGGACTTTGCTGACGAcgacactgactcacccaagaGGGATGGCAGTGCAAGATCCTTTGCTGCCTTTGATCAGGAAAGActggagctcatccaggaagttaGATATCTGGCGAAGAAAATGTATAATGCTCAACATCTCAGGTCCCTAACACCCTCTTCTAAGAG ttcccagacctcagtgaaagtcctcctgggaatgacagaggacagaatcatcaaaagtgtccaggagcaactgtcTGATCATAATATCCTGTCCTCTTGCCCACCTGAGCTGACTGTTGGTCTTATCAAGGTGGTGGTCGAACAGCTTAACTCTGCCCTCTCTGCGACCATCAGCAGAGCCATTTCAGGGCGGTCCTCCCCTATTTCTTCTGGTACCCAGGCCGCTGAACAaatggtcaacatggtccagaaatgttttgatgatcACACCACCCCAGAGGACCAGAGCTCTACCTCTGTATTAGAGTCATGCATTCCACCTGCAACAGAAGAAGTGATGACTGTTATCGCAGAGATGGTGGGTGAATTGGAAAAAGAAGATCCGGAATTGGCTAAGGTTTTTCGAGAAGTGGCTGTGAAAGTTAAAATGTTGGCATCTGGCAGTGACCTTGTAGTGGAGCACCTGGATGTTGAAGACTCTCCTGTTCCAGAGGAGCTGAACATAATATGTACATcttgcaaagcaatgatgcaaAATCTTGGCACTCTGTTTAGTGTGAAGTACAAGACCAAAGCCTCAAAGGCTGTGAGTGAAATTCTTGTGAGAAGGTTAATGagcgatatctctggtatggttcAACCTTCTCATTCGTTTAGTACCACTCCAAGCTTGATGAATGCATCTAGCCCATCTGACAGGATCCTTGATTCTGCGGCCACTGAGCTCATACAGACCAAAGTAGAATCTGAGGCATCAAAAATAATTGATAACTTTGTTGAAGATGTCAAGGACATTGTGCAGTATGCTGAATTAGATCAGCCAACAAGCACCCAGAGAGATACCCAAGTGGGACACTGTACGACAAAGCGGAAACCCTTCCATGCAGCTCGTAGACTCTGCGAGAGACTTCAGGCAAAGCTGGAGACATTGTTCCTCAGAATGGGTGGAGCTCCAGTCCAAGGGGAAGAACTTATGGAAAAAGCTGACTCCAGTGCTGTGCTTCTGGAGCATACTGACTCCAGTGATCTGCCTGTTTCAATCCTGAGCTTGCCTTCCCCATGTAGGAGTGAATCCCCTATATCAGAACGTAGTTCATCTTCTTTATCTGATGGATGTGATTCAACTGACTCTGTAGGAGAGAAAACACCAGAGCAACCTGAAACCAGTAAGAGTGAGGCAATACTGCAAGTGGTCAACTCAACAGGACTTGGTTCTCTCCGTAAATGCCAAAGTGAGAACTCTCAaccattactgtctctctgtgattccAACATGGTGCCCTGCACCAAAGAGGTCTTGTCCCAGATTGTGACCATGTATAGGTCAGAGGTGGCAGATTTGGAATGCACATCATCTGTTGCAGAGGGTTCCTCTTACAACTCCCTTGAAGTCTGTGGCTTTTTGGACAGTGTCATGTCTTATCTAGAAGACATGCCTGTGTCTGGTTCTTCATGGTTGGAAGGATTAAGAGATACTCCAGCCTCAGTCATTGAGAAACTCTCCAGTGAGGAGTTCCAGATGAACGCTACCAACGAAGTGCGAAAAATACTGATCAAATCAGTCAGTAGCTTTCCCAGCAAAGTCAGTTCCAGCCAGACAGATTCTCAGATGTTGCCAGCAAAATCAACAATTTCCTTAAGGCATACAGATATAACTGCTTTTGAAATCGTTGgatcaattacaaatgacatgaagagccttttcccacccacagagtcttctactactctatggcaggcagactctatgcttcaacagagtgatgagaaaacctcagagtacactgaggccacacccaaag aaagagctgtcaaaatctga